The Martelella sp. AD-3 genome includes a region encoding these proteins:
- a CDS encoding glycogen/starch/alpha-glucan phosphorylase, with protein MSKLTNPDLPLPTPRPHDVDGLAADILEKLTYQVGKDTIVAQPHDWLRAVILAVRDRITDKWMESTRKTYEAGSKRVYYLSLEFLIGRLLRDAISNLEMIEAINQALAKFDVSLAALAGLEPDAALGNGGLGRLAACFMDSMATVDVPAYGYGIRYVNGLFRQEIADGWQVELPENWLSHGNPWEFHRRESTHEINFGGKVDIIEEAGKEPRYVWKPAERMIAEAYDTPVVGWRAKRVNTLRLWSAEPIDPILLDKFNAGDHIGALQESTKAETLTRVLYPADANPAGQELRLRQEYFFSSASLQDILNRHMQQFGDITLLPEKAAIHLNDTHPAIAIVEMMRLLVDIYGVEFDDAWELTVGTFAYTNHTLLPEALETWPVPLFERLFPRHMQLIYAINAKILLKARKEANATDDAIRQISLIDEGGERRVRMGNIAFLGSHSINGVSALHTELMKETVFYNLHRLHPDRINNKTNGITPRRWLKECNPGLTGLIREAIGDDFLDDAEELQALNSLAEDKAFQEKFHAVKRENKARLANLIGERMGTRIDPSAMFDIQIKRIHEYKRQLLNIIEAVALYDQIRSHPEMDWVPRVKLFAGKAAPSYHNAKLIIKLANDVARVINNDPSVRGLLKIVFIPNYNVSTAEVMIPAADLSEQISTAGMEASGTGNMKFAINGALTIGTLDGANVEMRDWVGAENMVIFGLTAEEVEQARAKGHNPREIIEGSKELSQALSAISSGVFSHDDPGRYVDLIGGLYDHDWFMVAADFDAYAAAQREVDAIWNDRTAWNVKTIRNTARMGWFSSDRTIREYAHDIWSAL; from the coding sequence ATGAGCAAACTGACCAATCCCGACCTGCCCCTGCCGACGCCCCGCCCCCACGATGTTGACGGACTGGCTGCCGACATTCTGGAAAAGCTTACCTACCAGGTTGGGAAGGACACGATCGTCGCCCAGCCGCATGACTGGCTGCGCGCCGTCATCCTGGCGGTGCGCGACCGGATCACCGACAAATGGATGGAATCGACCCGCAAAACCTACGAGGCCGGCTCCAAGCGCGTCTATTATCTCTCGCTCGAGTTCCTGATCGGCCGGCTTCTGCGCGACGCCATTTCGAACCTCGAGATGATCGAGGCGATCAACCAGGCGCTGGCGAAGTTCGACGTCAGCCTCGCCGCGCTTGCTGGACTGGAACCGGATGCGGCGCTCGGCAATGGCGGTCTCGGCCGGCTTGCCGCCTGTTTCATGGATTCCATGGCCACGGTCGACGTGCCCGCCTATGGCTACGGCATCCGCTATGTGAACGGGCTGTTCCGGCAGGAAATCGCCGACGGCTGGCAGGTGGAACTGCCGGAGAACTGGCTTTCCCACGGCAATCCCTGGGAGTTCCATCGCCGCGAAAGCACGCATGAGATCAATTTCGGCGGCAAGGTCGACATCATCGAGGAGGCCGGCAAGGAGCCGCGCTATGTGTGGAAGCCGGCCGAGCGCATGATCGCCGAGGCCTATGACACGCCGGTGGTCGGCTGGCGCGCCAAGCGCGTCAACACGCTGAGGCTGTGGTCGGCCGAGCCGATCGACCCGATCCTGCTCGACAAGTTCAATGCCGGAGACCATATCGGCGCGCTGCAGGAAAGCACAAAGGCCGAGACGCTGACTCGCGTTCTCTACCCGGCCGATGCCAATCCGGCGGGACAGGAACTGCGCCTGAGGCAGGAATATTTCTTCTCTTCCGCCTCGCTGCAGGACATCTTGAACCGGCACATGCAGCAGTTCGGCGACATCACGCTTCTGCCGGAAAAGGCCGCCATCCATCTCAACGACACGCATCCCGCGATCGCCATCGTCGAGATGATGCGTCTCCTGGTCGATATCTACGGCGTCGAGTTCGACGATGCCTGGGAGCTGACCGTCGGCACTTTCGCCTACACCAACCACACGCTTCTGCCGGAGGCGCTGGAAACCTGGCCCGTGCCGCTGTTCGAACGCCTGTTCCCGCGCCATATGCAGCTGATCTACGCGATCAACGCCAAGATCCTGCTGAAGGCCCGCAAGGAGGCGAACGCCACCGACGACGCGATCCGCCAGATCTCGCTGATCGACGAGGGCGGCGAACGGCGCGTGCGGATGGGCAATATCGCCTTTCTCGGCTCGCATTCGATCAACGGCGTCTCGGCGCTCCATACGGAACTGATGAAGGAGACGGTGTTCTACAATCTGCATCGCCTTCATCCCGACCGCATCAACAACAAGACCAACGGCATCACCCCGCGACGGTGGCTCAAGGAGTGCAATCCGGGCCTGACCGGCCTGATCCGCGAGGCGATCGGCGACGATTTCCTCGATGACGCCGAGGAATTGCAGGCGCTCAACAGCCTCGCCGAGGACAAGGCCTTCCAGGAGAAATTCCACGCCGTCAAACGCGAGAACAAGGCGCGCCTTGCCAATCTCATCGGCGAGCGCATGGGCACCCGCATCGATCCGTCGGCGATGTTCGACATCCAGATCAAGCGCATCCATGAATACAAGCGCCAGCTTCTGAATATCATCGAGGCGGTTGCCCTTTACGACCAGATCCGCTCGCATCCGGAGATGGACTGGGTGCCGCGGGTCAAGCTCTTCGCCGGCAAGGCGGCGCCGAGCTATCACAACGCCAAATTGATCATCAAGCTCGCCAATGACGTTGCCCGCGTCATCAACAACGACCCGTCGGTGCGCGGACTTCTGAAGATCGTCTTCATTCCGAACTACAATGTTTCCACCGCCGAGGTGATGATCCCGGCCGCCGACCTTTCCGAGCAGATCTCGACGGCCGGCATGGAGGCCTCCGGCACCGGCAACATGAAATTCGCCATCAACGGCGCGCTGACCATCGGCACGCTTGACGGCGCCAATGTCGAGATGCGCGACTGGGTCGGCGCTGAAAACATGGTCATTTTCGGACTGACGGCAGAAGAGGTTGAACAGGCGCGCGCGAAAGGTCACAATCCGCGCGAGATCATCGAGGGTTCCAAGGAGCTTTCGCAGGCATTGTCGGCCATTTCCTCGGGCGTGTTCTCGCATGACGATCCGGGCCGCTATGTCGACCTCATCGGCGGACTGTACGACCACGACTGGTTCATGGTCGCCGCCGATTTCGATGCCTATGCCGCCGCCCAGCGCGAAGTCGATGCGATCTGGAACGATCGCACCGCCTGGAACGTTAAGACAATCAGGAATACTGCCCGCATGGGATGGTTCTCGTCCGACAGGACGATCAGGGAGTATG